From one Deinococcus detaillensis genomic stretch:
- a CDS encoding NAD(P)/FAD-dependent oxidoreductase, translating to MSKLHAIVIGGGMVGAACADALALNGVRVTVLEPEPIGGGATAAGMGHLVVMDDSPAQLALTARSLELWEALARDLPAQADYRACGTLWVASDNEELEAVEPKRQAYLAAGRGATLLDAAELARAEPNLRPGLAGALRVPGDSVVYAPVVAQFLLERAGATVRRGAVTELIEGGVRLASGESLHVDLVVVANGIGAVGLLPGLPLRQRKGHLLITERGVASLHPVQVNHQLVELGYLKSAHGGDEDSVAFNVQPRPTGQLLIGSSRQFGRPDREIDWPLLRRMLRRAAEFLPALAQTSALRVWTGQRCASPDHLPLIGPHPDLDGVFLATGHEGLGITTALGTAEVLAAQLFGGFSELLAHDFTPARFGRMPEAVHA from the coding sequence GCGGCGCGACGGCGGCGGGCATGGGTCATCTGGTGGTCATGGACGACAGCCCCGCGCAACTGGCCCTGACCGCCCGCAGCCTAGAACTGTGGGAGGCTCTGGCGCGGGACTTACCCGCACAAGCCGATTACCGCGCGTGCGGCACGCTCTGGGTAGCCAGCGACAATGAGGAACTGGAGGCGGTGGAGCCGAAACGTCAGGCCTATCTGGCTGCAGGCCGGGGAGCGACGCTGCTGGACGCCGCCGAACTGGCCCGCGCCGAACCAAATCTACGCCCCGGACTGGCTGGAGCCTTACGAGTGCCGGGCGACAGCGTGGTGTATGCCCCGGTGGTGGCCCAGTTCCTGCTGGAACGTGCGGGCGCAACCGTGCGGCGTGGGGCGGTCACGGAATTGATCGAGGGTGGGGTCAGGCTGGCGAGCGGCGAAAGCTTACACGTGGATCTGGTGGTGGTGGCGAACGGCATCGGAGCGGTGGGTCTGCTGCCCGGTCTGCCCCTGCGTCAGCGCAAGGGCCACCTGCTGATCACCGAGCGCGGCGTAGCGTCTCTTCACCCCGTCCAGGTCAACCATCAGCTTGTCGAACTCGGTTACCTGAAAAGTGCCCACGGCGGTGACGAGGACAGCGTGGCGTTCAATGTCCAGCCGCGCCCCACCGGGCAACTGCTGATCGGCTCCAGCCGTCAGTTTGGGCGTCCAGACCGCGAGATCGACTGGCCGCTGCTGCGCCGGATGCTGCGCCGCGCTGCCGAGTTTCTGCCCGCGCTGGCACAAACCTCTGCGCTCCGGGTCTGGACCGGGCAACGCTGTGCCAGCCCGGATCACCTGCCACTGATTGGGCCGCATCCTGACCTGGACGGCGTTTTCCTGGCGACGGGGCATGAGGGGCTGGGCATTACCACCGCGCTGGGAACAGCGGAGGTGCTGGCCGCGCAACTGTTTGGAGGCTTCTCCGAACTGCTGGCCCACGACTTCACGCCTGCCCGCTTTGGGCGCATGCCGGAGGCCGTCCATGCCTGA
- a CDS encoding (2Fe-2S)-binding protein: MPEPTLAVLTLDGRRVTVAPGITVLAALQNAGLSPLRHSLSGEPRGALCGMGSCYECRAVVDGLLVRTCLTPARDGQNVRRLLEVAREF; this comes from the coding sequence ATGCCTGAGCCGACGCTGGCTGTGTTGACATTGGACGGGAGGCGGGTCACGGTTGCGCCCGGAATCACGGTGCTGGCCGCCCTCCAGAACGCTGGCCTCTCGCCGCTGCGCCACAGCCTGAGCGGTGAGCCGCGTGGGGCGCTGTGCGGCATGGGAAGCTGTTATGAATGCCGCGCCGTGGTGGATGGGCTGTTGGTACGGACCTGCCTGACGCCTGCGCGGGACGGTCAGAATGTCCGCCGACTGCTGGAGGTAGCCCGTGAATTCTGA
- a CDS encoding FAD-dependent oxidoreductase → MNSEAWDAVVVGAGPAGLMAARTAAEGGLRALLLDAQPGSGGQIWRGAVAGQKGTAGDLLRDVASHPGITVMSGAEVMAAETRERAHTLTVTTAAGLRQIHAERVILTTGATERFLPFDGWILPGVFGAGGLQAMSKGGLDVRGKRVVVAGSGPLLLAVAAGLRQKGARVLAVAEQAGLPGVAAFGMAAARLPGKSREAWALAARLLGVPYWADCAVVRASGQNQLQSVTLRRGRREITLDCDYLAVGFGLVPETRVAALLGCALDGTGAVQVNVWQATSIQGVYAAGEVCSIGGVDGALLEGFVAGCAASGQIERLRDAPRRAEIQRRFQATLERSFALRPKRLPTPLPTTIVCRCEDVRHGELRGFAGWTAAKLQTRCGMGACQGRVCGPACETLYGWRFEGVRAPLVPLPLAQLLDEPITLSPP, encoded by the coding sequence GTGAATTCTGAGGCCTGGGACGCCGTGGTGGTGGGCGCTGGCCCCGCTGGATTGATGGCCGCGCGGACTGCCGCCGAGGGTGGGTTGCGGGCGCTGCTGCTGGACGCCCAGCCGGGTTCAGGTGGTCAAATCTGGCGCGGCGCGGTAGCGGGACAGAAGGGGACGGCGGGCGACTTGTTGCGCGATGTGGCCTCCCATCCTGGAATCACCGTGATGAGTGGCGCGGAAGTGATGGCCGCAGAAACGCGGGAGCGGGCGCACACGCTGACGGTGACCACTGCGGCTGGACTGCGCCAGATTCACGCTGAACGGGTGATTCTCACCACCGGGGCCACCGAACGCTTCCTGCCCTTCGACGGCTGGATCCTGCCCGGAGTCTTCGGCGCAGGTGGCTTGCAGGCCATGAGCAAGGGCGGCCTGGACGTGCGCGGCAAGCGGGTGGTGGTGGCTGGATCGGGGCCGCTGCTGCTGGCGGTGGCAGCAGGCCTGCGGCAAAAAGGGGCGCGGGTGCTGGCCGTGGCGGAACAGGCGGGTTTGCCTGGTGTGGCCGCGTTCGGCATGGCGGCGGCGCGGCTGCCCGGCAAATCCCGTGAAGCATGGGCACTGGCCGCTAGATTGCTGGGCGTGCCGTACTGGGCCGACTGCGCTGTGGTGCGGGCCAGTGGGCAGAATCAGCTCCAGAGCGTCACCCTGCGGCGTGGGCGGCGCGAGATCACGCTGGACTGCGACTACCTGGCGGTGGGCTTTGGGCTGGTGCCAGAAACCCGCGTGGCGGCGTTGCTGGGCTGCGCCCTGGATGGCACAGGTGCGGTGCAGGTCAACGTCTGGCAGGCGACGAGCATTCAGGGGGTCTACGCCGCCGGGGAAGTTTGCAGCATCGGTGGCGTGGACGGAGCTTTGCTGGAGGGTTTCGTGGCCGGGTGCGCTGCCAGCGGTCAGATCGAGCGTTTACGTGATGCCCCACGCCGCGCCGAAATTCAACGCCGCTTTCAGGCCACGCTGGAACGCTCGTTCGCGTTGCGCCCGAAACGCCTGCCCACTCCATTGCCCACAACCATCGTCTGCCGCTGCGAGGACGTGCGGCACGGCGAGTTGCGCGGCTTCGCGGGCTGGACAGCGGCCAAGCTCCAGACCCGCTGCGGCATGGGCGCGTGCCAGGGCCGGGTTTGCGGCCCCGCGTGCGAGACCCTGTACGGCTGGCGGTTTGAGGGCGTGCGCGCTCCGCTGGTGCCTTTGCCGCTGGCCCAGTTGCTGGACGAACCTATCACTCTCAGTCCACCGTAA
- a CDS encoding dihydrodipicolinate synthase family protein translates to MTHSTSYSFRGVFPAITTPFNADGSVDHGFLREHARWMMAAGCDGMIPLGSLGETNTLEMDEKMAVLETLVDALDGKPVIPGIASLSTAGGVRLAQAARDVGCGGLMALPPYVYTSDWREMKAHMTALVGATELPVILYNNPGAYRTDFLAPQIAELAGEHANLLGVKESSGDVRRITALRAVLPESVDILVGLDDAIMEGVAAGATGWIAGLINAYPAESVRLFELARDGKTKEAAELYRWFLPLLRLDVVNKFVQLIKFVQEETGHGSARVRAPRLELTDAEKAEVRAVIEAASGRVPAGVGS, encoded by the coding sequence ATGACCCACTCCACCTCCTATTCCTTCCGCGGCGTTTTTCCTGCCATCACCACGCCTTTTAATGCCGATGGCAGCGTGGATCACGGCTTCCTGCGCGAACACGCCCGCTGGATGATGGCCGCCGGGTGCGACGGCATGATTCCGCTGGGTTCGCTGGGCGAGACCAACACGCTGGAAATGGACGAGAAGATGGCGGTACTGGAAACCCTGGTGGATGCCCTGGACGGCAAGCCGGTGATTCCCGGCATCGCCAGTCTCAGCACGGCGGGCGGGGTGCGGCTGGCCCAAGCAGCGCGGGATGTGGGCTGCGGCGGCCTGATGGCGCTGCCGCCTTATGTCTATACCAGTGACTGGCGCGAGATGAAGGCGCACATGACCGCGCTGGTGGGGGCCACCGAGCTGCCCGTGATCCTGTACAACAACCCCGGCGCGTACCGTACCGATTTCCTGGCCCCGCAGATCGCCGAGCTGGCCGGAGAGCATGCCAACCTACTGGGCGTCAAGGAAAGCAGCGGGGACGTGCGCCGCATAACTGCCCTGCGTGCCGTGCTGCCTGAGTCGGTGGATATTCTGGTGGGTCTGGATGACGCCATCATGGAAGGTGTGGCGGCGGGCGCAACAGGCTGGATCGCGGGCCTGATCAACGCCTACCCCGCCGAAAGTGTGCGCCTGTTCGAGTTGGCGCGTGACGGCAAAACAAAGGAAGCCGCTGAACTGTACCGCTGGTTCCTGCCGCTGCTGCGTCTGGACGTGGTGAACAAATTCGTGCAGCTGATCAAGTTCGTGCAGGAAGAAACCGGGCATGGCAGCGCCCGCGTCCGCGCCCCCCGGCTGGAACTCACAGACGCAGAGAAGGCCGAAGTACGCGCCGTCATTGAGGCTGCGTCCGGGCGCGTGCCTGCAGGGGTTGGGTCATGA
- a CDS encoding type 1 glutamine amidotransferase domain-containing protein, which produces MKEKILVVMSSESALPLQGGQTHTTGFYLNEFGVPAHRLVQEGYDLTVTTPRGNRPPLDPGSDAASFFKDEAEYQQIKTFVDQTLSGPIIKLSNAAANLDEYVAVFLPGGHAPMIELMRDPDLRRVLAHFHARALPTALICHAPVALLAAQDDAATYQDILQSGGTPTAQAFLYDGYKATVFSTPEEKEAESGFEAPMLYYPADALTAAGMTIQNGAKWSSHVTRDRELITGQNPMSDEEFVTVFLSALKESPMAAGA; this is translated from the coding sequence ATGAAAGAAAAAATCCTCGTCGTCATGTCCAGTGAATCCGCTCTACCCTTGCAAGGCGGACAGACACACACCACCGGCTTCTACCTTAACGAGTTCGGCGTGCCCGCCCACCGCCTCGTACAGGAAGGCTACGACCTCACCGTCACCACGCCGCGCGGCAATCGTCCCCCGCTAGACCCGGGCAGCGACGCCGCCAGTTTCTTCAAAGATGAGGCCGAGTACCAACAAATCAAGACCTTTGTCGACCAGACCCTGAGCGGCCCCATCATCAAGCTCTCCAATGCTGCTGCGAACCTGGACGAGTATGTGGCCGTGTTCCTGCCTGGCGGGCACGCGCCCATGATTGAACTGATGCGTGATCCTGACCTGCGCCGCGTGCTGGCACACTTTCATGCCCGCGCCCTCCCCACTGCCCTGATCTGCCACGCCCCCGTGGCGTTGCTGGCTGCGCAGGATGACGCCGCCACCTACCAGGACATCTTGCAGAGCGGCGGTACGCCGACGGCTCAGGCTTTCCTATACGATGGTTACAAGGCCACCGTGTTCAGCACGCCTGAAGAGAAGGAGGCCGAGAGCGGTTTTGAGGCCCCCATGCTGTACTACCCCGCTGACGCACTGACCGCCGCTGGAATGACCATCCAGAACGGCGCGAAATGGAGCAGCCACGTCACGCGCGACCGTGAACTGATCACTGGGCAAAATCCCATGAGCGACGAGGAGTTTGTAACGGTGTTCCTATCGGCCCTCAAGGAAAGCCCTATGGCGGCAGGCGCATGA
- a CDS encoding putative quinol monooxygenase, translating into MNSDAATAYVNVQAIIVPKPECAAQVEQEMRTMVRHSRQEEGNLRYDLLLEEKEGVLRFHVQERYRDMKAVEAHRASAHYQAYRAKAGDWFSEAPQVTVLNDIDVAG; encoded by the coding sequence ATGAACAGCGACGCCGCAACCGCATACGTCAACGTGCAGGCCATCATCGTTCCCAAACCCGAGTGTGCTGCGCAGGTCGAGCAGGAAATGCGTACTATGGTTCGGCACAGCCGTCAGGAAGAAGGCAACCTCCGCTACGACCTATTGCTTGAGGAGAAGGAGGGTGTGTTGCGCTTTCATGTCCAGGAGCGCTACCGCGATATGAAGGCCGTTGAGGCTCACCGCGCAAGTGCCCATTACCAGGCGTACCGCGCCAAAGCTGGCGACTGGTTCAGCGAGGCTCCGCAGGTCACGGTGCTCAATGATATAGACGTCGCTGGCTGA
- a CDS encoding aldehyde dehydrogenase (NADP(+)), translated as MTGRTFQATNPATGQPLAPAFKVTTPEELESLVAAAKDAARSFATSSPTQRADFLNAAAAAIEARADALIEAAMGETGLPEPRLRGEVSRTANQLRLFARVAADGSWVDARIDHGDPARRPVPKPDVRSMRVALGPVAVFGASNFPLAFSVAGGDTASALAAGCPVVVKAHPAHPATSELAAAAICEAAAQCELSTGVFGIVYEDGYELGIQLVQHPEIHAVGFTGSRTGGLAIVAAAQAREVPIPVYAEMSSVNPSVFTAAAIDRGGAALAGGLATSISGSGGQLCTQPGLLFVPVDEAGDAFLEQVAAKLDATPACTLLTGGILNAYQKGAAEHLAAAGVQPVTQGSEPEQGAQPQLLSVPIAAFTSDLADEVFGPLSIAVRYDRLEEVMPVLAGLEGQLTASLHATNDELDDLSDLLHVMGQRAGRLVLNGFPTGVEVGHAMVHGGPFPATSDGGRSTSVGSLAIERFARLRAHQDFPDRALPPELQDGNPYDIWRLVDGERTR; from the coding sequence ATGACCGGCCGCACCTTCCAGGCGACGAATCCAGCGACGGGGCAGCCGCTGGCTCCAGCATTCAAGGTCACAACACCAGAGGAACTGGAGTCGCTGGTAGCGGCAGCGAAGGATGCGGCGCGGAGCTTTGCTACCAGTTCGCCCACACAGCGGGCTGACTTCCTCAACGCCGCCGCCGCCGCAATCGAGGCGCGGGCCGACGCGCTTATTGAAGCGGCGATGGGAGAAACCGGCCTGCCTGAACCCCGACTGCGCGGCGAGGTGAGCCGCACCGCCAACCAGCTTCGCCTGTTCGCGCGGGTGGCGGCGGACGGCTCATGGGTGGACGCACGCATTGATCACGGCGATCCGGCCCGCAGGCCAGTCCCCAAACCGGATGTCCGCAGCATGCGAGTGGCGCTGGGGCCAGTGGCAGTCTTCGGGGCCAGCAACTTCCCGCTGGCCTTCAGCGTGGCCGGGGGCGATACCGCTTCCGCGCTGGCGGCAGGGTGTCCGGTGGTAGTCAAGGCGCACCCGGCGCACCCGGCCACCTCCGAGTTGGCGGCAGCGGCCATCTGTGAGGCGGCGGCGCAATGTGAACTGAGTACAGGCGTCTTCGGCATCGTCTACGAGGACGGCTACGAACTGGGCATACAACTGGTTCAACACCCTGAGATTCACGCCGTCGGCTTCACCGGCTCCCGTACGGGTGGGCTGGCCATCGTGGCCGCTGCTCAGGCCCGCGAGGTGCCGATTCCCGTCTACGCCGAGATGAGCAGCGTCAATCCCAGCGTGTTCACGGCGGCGGCCATTGACAGGGGCGGCGCGGCGCTGGCGGGTGGACTGGCCACCAGCATCAGCGGCTCGGGCGGCCAGCTCTGCACCCAGCCGGGGCTGCTGTTCGTTCCAGTGGACGAGGCGGGCGACGCCTTCCTGGAACAGGTGGCGGCGAAACTGGATGCCACTCCAGCCTGTACCCTGCTCACGGGCGGCATTCTGAACGCCTACCAGAAGGGCGCAGCCGAGCATCTCGCAGCGGCGGGCGTTCAGCCTGTAACCCAGGGTTCGGAGCCGGAGCAGGGCGCGCAGCCCCAGCTTCTCAGCGTTCCCATTGCCGCTTTTACCTCCGATCTGGCCGATGAAGTCTTTGGCCCTCTGAGCATTGCGGTGCGCTATGACCGCCTGGAAGAGGTCATGCCTGTGCTGGCCGGCCTGGAAGGCCAGTTGACTGCCAGCCTGCACGCCACCAACGACGAACTGGACGATCTTTCTGACCTGTTGCACGTCATGGGACAGCGGGCCGGGCGACTGGTGCTGAACGGCTTTCCAACCGGAGTAGAAGTCGGCCATGCGATGGTTCACGGCGGCCCCTTCCCGGCCACCAGCGACGGCGGGCGCAGCACCAGCGTGGGAAGCCTCGCCATCGAGCGTTTTGCCCGTCTGCGCGCGCATCAGGACTTTCCTGACCGTGCCCTGCCGCCTGAGTTGCAGGACGGCAATCCATACGACATCTGGCGTCTGGTGGACGGCGAACGGACGCGCTGA